The Blastocatellia bacterium genome includes a window with the following:
- a CDS encoding zinc-ribbon domain-containing protein, whose product MKRCHNCQAPVGDDWRFCRHCGTPLFAVGADDVPTQIIEPKPDTVADRSRPTGPAYVGPEPGVTSFPVPSPKKGRRLWIAGIVLVGLFVISLGVGAGLFWLRERPRHRPALIEPPEPPQPVESLVGDQPILKRLVDFPPDGILTVKNINGGIAITTWDEAKAQITARIEGSLSPGLVPPISIISRGRELIVETQPEKGESPEIHYEIVLPHDANLRRVVTVNGTIRIEGVRGRIDAATVNGGIELLDVGGDLSTETVNGETRVEVASGATVKQIAAKTLNGDIHITLPEPASADLVLQTMHGEIEADPSFPLTVTKIPLIGGKKAVGRIGEGNASIKIETVNGTITLSR is encoded by the coding sequence ATGAAGAGATGCCACAACTGCCAGGCCCCCGTTGGTGACGATTGGCGGTTTTGCCGTCATTGTGGAACTCCGCTTTTCGCAGTCGGGGCTGATGATGTTCCCACGCAGATCATCGAGCCGAAGCCGGACACGGTCGCCGACCGCAGTCGGCCTACCGGCCCGGCCTACGTCGGTCCCGAACCGGGTGTGACGTCCTTTCCAGTTCCCTCGCCGAAAAAGGGCAGACGACTCTGGATCGCAGGGATCGTGCTCGTTGGTCTTTTCGTCATAAGTCTCGGTGTGGGAGCGGGTCTTTTTTGGTTGCGGGAACGCCCGCGCCATCGCCCTGCCCTCATCGAACCTCCGGAGCCGCCGCAGCCGGTGGAAAGTCTTGTGGGAGACCAGCCCATCCTCAAACGCCTTGTTGATTTTCCTCCGGATGGAATCCTCACGGTGAAAAACATTAACGGTGGCATCGCGATTACGACCTGGGATGAAGCAAAAGCCCAGATCACGGCCCGCATCGAAGGGTCACTCTCACCGGGGCTCGTGCCGCCGATTTCGATCATTTCCCGCGGACGCGAGTTGATTGTCGAGACGCAACCGGAAAAGGGCGAGTCGCCTGAAATTCACTATGAGATCGTGCTCCCGCACGACGCCAACCTCCGCCGAGTGGTAACGGTCAACGGGACCATTCGAATCGAGGGCGTGCGCGGGCGCATTGATGCTGCCACCGTCAATGGAGGGATCGAACTTCTCGATGTCGGAGGCGATCTCTCGACGGAAACGGTCAACGGTGAAACGCGCGTGGAAGTTGCATCGGGCGCGACCGTGAAGCAGATCGCCGCCAAAACGCTCAACGGGGATATTCACATCACCCTCCCGGAACCGGCGTCGGCTGATCTTGTGCTTCAGACGATGCACGGCGAGATCGAGGCCGATCCGAGCTTCCCGCTGACGGTCACGAAAATCCCGCTCATCGGAGGGAAGAAGGCGGTGGGAAGGATCGGTGAGGGGAACGCCTCGATCAAAATCGAAACGGTCAACGGCACCATCACGCTTTCACGATAA
- a CDS encoding SagB/ThcOx family dehydrogenase, with translation MESSPSSTLNWQIETARRYHEATKHSYWSVRLSAHFLDWENQPFPFKVYRDLEPLLLPRDVRPTGVSALEALRAEADEGTSAGLDQTVRCPDLTTLAHLLFYSAGVTKKKSYPGGEIYFRAAACAGALYPIEVYLVCGELPGLEAGVYHFSPLDFALRRLRAGDYRSVLVDATAEEPSVARAPVIVVLTAITWRSAWKYRDRSYRYHYWDAGMILANLGATARAHRLPYRIVLGFADPVVNHLLGLDGQQEKALALVPIGRDSTAVPASERPVVSDLSAAVMPLSRQQVDYPLIREMHEASSLRSPEDVAAWREGDFSPPTAEPHQSLLPLQPLDRSSFPTEELESVIMRRASTRRFAHRAITWRELSTILALSTAAIPCDFLPSLAWTNDLYLSVHAVETIPPGAYYLHRDRSAVECLREGNFRRDARYLCLEQDLGGDSSATIFFLTDLSRILERYGNRGYRIAQLESGLIGGRIYLAAYALGRGATGLTFYDDDVTHFFSPHAANKSALFVMAVGVPGRIGLR, from the coding sequence ATGGAATCATCTCCGTCGTCAACGCTCAACTGGCAAATCGAGACAGCCCGCCGGTATCACGAGGCGACCAAACACTCGTACTGGAGCGTTCGGCTGAGCGCGCACTTTCTCGATTGGGAGAATCAACCCTTCCCCTTCAAGGTCTATCGTGATCTGGAACCGCTTCTTCTGCCCCGAGACGTTCGCCCCACGGGCGTGTCGGCTCTTGAGGCTCTTCGGGCGGAAGCGGACGAAGGTACGTCCGCCGGACTCGATCAAACGGTCCGGTGTCCGGATCTAACGACGCTGGCCCACCTGCTCTTTTATTCCGCCGGTGTGACGAAGAAGAAGAGCTATCCGGGGGGAGAGATTTACTTTCGCGCGGCGGCGTGTGCGGGGGCGCTTTATCCGATTGAGGTCTATCTTGTCTGCGGTGAACTGCCCGGGCTGGAGGCCGGCGTCTATCATTTCAGCCCGCTTGACTTCGCCCTCCGGAGACTTCGAGCCGGCGATTACCGCTCGGTGCTCGTTGACGCAACAGCCGAAGAGCCCTCCGTTGCCCGCGCGCCAGTGATCGTCGTTTTGACGGCCATCACCTGGCGGAGTGCCTGGAAGTATCGTGATCGGTCCTATCGGTATCACTATTGGGATGCCGGAATGATTCTGGCCAATCTGGGCGCAACAGCACGGGCGCATCGCCTTCCCTACCGGATTGTTCTCGGATTTGCCGACCCGGTGGTGAATCATCTGCTCGGACTCGACGGGCAGCAGGAGAAGGCCCTGGCACTGGTGCCGATTGGTCGGGACTCCACTGCTGTCCCGGCTTCGGAGAGACCGGTCGTCTCCGATCTCTCGGCGGCCGTTATGCCTCTGTCACGGCAACAGGTGGATTACCCGCTGATTCGGGAGATGCACGAGGCATCATCGCTCCGGTCGCCGGAGGATGTGGCCGCCTGGCGAGAGGGAGATTTTTCTCCCCCGACGGCAGAGCCTCACCAATCGCTCCTTCCCCTTCAGCCGCTGGATCGGTCGAGCTTTCCCACCGAGGAACTGGAGTCGGTCATCATGCGACGCGCCTCAACTCGACGATTCGCCCACCGAGCGATCACCTGGAGGGAGCTGTCAACGATCCTCGCCCTGAGCACGGCGGCCATCCCCTGTGATTTTCTGCCCTCGCTGGCCTGGACGAATGACCTGTATCTGAGCGTTCACGCCGTCGAGACAATCCCACCGGGAGCCTATTATCTCCATAGGGACAGAAGCGCCGTTGAATGTCTTCGCGAAGGCAATTTTCGCCGGGACGCGCGCTATCTTTGTTTGGAGCAGGACCTGGGCGGTGACTCGAGCGCGACGATCTTTTTTCTCACGGATCTCTCGCGGATTCTTGAGCGATACGGGAACCGGGGCTATCGCATCGCTCAGCTCGAATCCGGACTCATCGGGGGGCGAATCTATCTGGCGGCCTACGCTCTCGGACGGGGAGCAACGGGATTGACCTTCTACGATGATGATGTCACCCACTTCTTCTCCCCTCACGCCGCCAACAAGAGCGCGCTCTTCGTCATGGCTGTGGGCGTGCCGGGGCGCATCGGATTGCGATGA
- the glmU gene encoding bifunctional UDP-N-acetylglucosamine diphosphorylase/glucosamine-1-phosphate N-acetyltransferase GlmU, translating to MSPTIVILAAGLGTRMRSRRAKVLHPLAGRPMISYVVRTALAAKPSEVIVIIGYQADEVRAAVEREVQRWERAQATRPEERPQIEFVLQPEPQGTGHALMVARDALARGEGPLVVLSGDMPLVRAETVTELVEYHQKARQVATIVTMHLPDPSGYGRILRTPDGDFVRIVEDRDASEEERAIQEVNSGLYCFDRKPLIGSLDRLTPDNRQGEYYLTDVPLILTSLGYRVGTWECHAADQLVGINSRRDLAEVEARLRKEIAHRWLESGVTLHDPATIYIDDTVEIGQDTVIYPHVILEGETVIGQECTIHSWTRISNSRVGDRVTIHNSSVVIESRIGDDASIGPFAHLRGEAEIANQVVIGNFVEVKKSVVGRGSKARHLAYLGDATIGERVNIGAGTITCNFDGKRKHRTIIEDDVHIGSDTMLVAPVRVGRGAVTGAGAVVIRDVPEKTLVVGVPAVEKKKVEP from the coding sequence ATGTCACCAACCATTGTGATTCTGGCGGCAGGGTTGGGGACGCGGATGCGGTCCCGCCGAGCCAAAGTGTTGCATCCGCTGGCCGGGCGTCCGATGATCTCCTATGTCGTGCGCACGGCTCTGGCGGCGAAGCCCTCGGAGGTGATCGTCATCATCGGCTATCAGGCTGATGAGGTTCGGGCTGCTGTCGAGCGCGAGGTTCAGCGGTGGGAGCGCGCTCAGGCAACGAGGCCGGAAGAGCGGCCGCAGATCGAATTCGTCCTCCAGCCGGAGCCGCAAGGCACGGGTCATGCCCTCATGGTTGCTCGTGATGCGCTGGCCCGTGGGGAGGGTCCGCTCGTCGTTTTGTCGGGCGATATGCCGCTCGTGCGGGCGGAGACAGTGACGGAACTCGTCGAATATCACCAGAAGGCGCGTCAGGTGGCAACAATCGTCACCATGCACCTGCCCGATCCGAGCGGCTATGGACGCATCCTCCGCACACCGGATGGCGACTTCGTCCGCATTGTGGAAGACCGCGACGCCAGCGAGGAAGAACGGGCGATCCAGGAGGTGAATTCCGGCCTCTATTGTTTCGACCGCAAGCCGCTCATCGGCTCACTGGATCGGCTGACGCCGGACAATCGCCAGGGCGAGTACTATCTCACCGATGTCCCCCTCATCCTCACGAGTTTGGGCTATCGCGTGGGGACGTGGGAGTGTCACGCGGCTGACCAACTGGTGGGCATCAACTCGCGCCGTGATCTGGCCGAGGTCGAAGCCCGTTTGCGGAAGGAGATCGCGCACCGCTGGCTGGAGAGCGGCGTCACACTTCATGACCCCGCGACGATCTATATTGATGACACCGTCGAGATCGGTCAGGATACGGTCATTTATCCCCACGTCATCCTCGAAGGAGAAACAGTCATTGGCCAGGAATGCACGATTCATTCCTGGACGCGCATCAGCAATTCCCGCGTCGGGGATCGCGTGACGATTCACAATAGTTCGGTCGTGATCGAGAGCCGCATCGGCGATGACGCGAGCATCGGCCCGTTCGCGCACCTGCGGGGCGAGGCCGAGATTGCCAATCAGGTCGTGATCGGCAATTTCGTCGAGGTGAAGAAATCGGTCGTGGGGCGAGGATCGAAGGCGCGTCATCTGGCCTATCTCGGCGATGCCACCATCGGCGAGCGCGTCAACATCGGAGCAGGAACGATCACCTGTAACTTCGATGGCAAGAGGAAGCATCGGACGATCATCGAGGACGACGTTCATATCGGCAGTGATACCATGCTGGTGGCTCCGGTGCGCGTCGGTCGCGGGGCGGTCACCGGAGCCGGCGCCGTCGTCATCCGCGACGTGCCGGAGAAGACGCTCGTCGTCGGCGTTCCCGCCGTGGAGAAGAAAAAAGTCGAGCCCTGA
- the glmS gene encoding glutamine--fructose-6-phosphate transaminase (isomerizing), giving the protein MSGIIGYVGNRDIVPLLLGGLRRLEYRGYDSAGIAVGGGGRLEVRRAAGKLRNLEEVVRLHPLDGTYGIGHTRWATHGRPTEQNAHPHCDCTGRIAVVHNGIIENYLTLKNTLAAEGHVFKTDTDTEVIAHLIEKYSADGSPLEAAVRRTVRELEGIFALVIISADLPDTLIVVREGSPVVIGVGRDEYFVASDAPAILYHTRDVVFLGDHHLGVITREGVRISDFDGNTVTLPVERIGWDPISVEKGGFPHFMLKEIFEQPRAVRETLARYISSDRRSVVLDDLDVSEDHLRQLRSIRLVACGGSWHAALCGKFMIEALARIPVEVDYSSEFRYRDPILDDRTLVLAVSQSGETADTLAAVREARGKGARVLAICNVRGSTITREVDGTIYTYAGPEIGVASTKAFTTQLVALLLFSLSLGRLREEISHEHAQRLLAALLTVPSHLERLLTKDDRIMALAREFFRASGFFFLGRGINYPIALEGALKLKELSYVYAEGYPAGEMKHGPNALIDEHLPVVAINPRDPESTASRVLYEKTLANIVEVKARDGIVIGVVSEGDEDVRQVADRIIEIPTVPHLLLPILAIVPLQLLAYHIAVLRGCDVDQPRNLAKSVTVE; this is encoded by the coding sequence ATGTCGGGTATCATCGGGTATGTCGGGAATAGAGATATCGTCCCGTTGCTTTTGGGTGGACTGCGGCGATTAGAGTATCGAGGGTACGACTCCGCCGGGATCGCCGTCGGTGGTGGGGGGCGACTGGAGGTCCGACGCGCGGCAGGGAAACTGCGAAATCTCGAGGAGGTCGTGCGACTGCATCCGCTCGACGGCACCTACGGCATCGGTCATACCCGCTGGGCGACTCACGGCCGTCCGACCGAACAGAACGCTCACCCGCACTGCGATTGCACCGGGCGCATCGCCGTTGTGCACAACGGCATCATCGAAAACTATCTCACGCTGAAGAACACCCTGGCTGCCGAAGGCCACGTCTTCAAAACGGATACCGATACGGAAGTCATCGCCCATCTCATCGAGAAATACAGTGCCGACGGATCGCCGCTGGAGGCGGCGGTGCGACGAACCGTCCGCGAACTTGAGGGCATCTTCGCCCTCGTCATCATCTCCGCCGATCTGCCGGACACACTGATTGTCGTGCGGGAGGGATCACCCGTGGTGATCGGCGTCGGGCGCGATGAATATTTCGTCGCGTCGGATGCTCCGGCCATACTCTACCACACGCGGGATGTGGTTTTTTTGGGCGATCATCATCTGGGCGTCATCACTCGCGAGGGCGTGCGCATCAGCGACTTCGACGGGAACACGGTGACGCTGCCGGTCGAGCGCATCGGCTGGGATCCGATTTCAGTGGAAAAGGGAGGATTCCCCCACTTCATGCTCAAGGAGATTTTCGAGCAGCCTCGCGCCGTTCGCGAGACGCTCGCGCGCTACATCTCTTCGGATCGGCGGAGCGTCGTGCTGGATGACCTCGATGTGTCAGAAGATCACCTGCGACAGCTCCGGAGCATTCGCCTGGTGGCCTGCGGCGGGAGCTGGCATGCAGCCCTCTGCGGCAAGTTCATGATCGAAGCACTGGCGCGCATCCCCGTGGAGGTGGATTATTCGAGCGAATTTCGCTATCGCGATCCGATCCTGGACGATCGCACGCTGGTTCTCGCCGTGAGTCAGTCGGGGGAGACGGCCGATACCCTGGCCGCCGTCCGGGAAGCTCGAGGAAAAGGAGCGCGCGTACTGGCCATCTGCAATGTTCGTGGCTCGACCATCACGCGCGAAGTGGACGGGACGATCTACACCTACGCCGGACCGGAAATCGGCGTCGCCTCCACCAAGGCGTTCACCACCCAGCTTGTCGCGCTGCTGCTGTTCTCGCTCTCTCTGGGACGGCTCCGGGAGGAAATCAGCCACGAACACGCCCAACGCCTCCTCGCGGCTCTCTTGACCGTCCCCTCGCATCTCGAACGATTGTTGACCAAGGATGATCGTATCATGGCACTCGCCCGCGAGTTCTTCCGCGCCTCAGGATTCTTCTTTCTCGGTCGCGGGATCAATTACCCCATCGCCCTCGAAGGAGCCCTGAAGTTGAAGGAGTTGAGTTATGTTTATGCCGAAGGCTATCCGGCGGGCGAGATGAAGCACGGTCCTAATGCTCTCATTGACGAACATCTCCCGGTCGTCGCCATCAATCCTCGTGATCCCGAGTCCACCGCTTCGCGCGTGCTCTATGAGAAGACGCTCGCCAACATCGTTGAAGTGAAAGCACGCGATGGGATCGTCATCGGGGTTGTGAGCGAGGGCGATGAGGACGTCCGTCAAGTCGCCGACCGCATCATCGAAATCCCGACGGTGCCGCACCTCCTCCTGCCCATCCTGGCGATCGTTCCCCTGCAACTTTTGGCCTATCATATCGCGGTGTTGCGCGGCTGCGATGTGGATCAGCCGAGAAACCTGGCCAAGTCAGTGACGGTGGAATAA
- a CDS encoding aspartate carbamoyltransferase catalytic subunit, producing the protein MGDRPVSPDPVPTFRHKDLLGIRELTPEEITLILDTAEAFHEVSLREIKKVPTLRGKTVVHLFFEPSTRTRTSFEIAAKRLSADTVTISVATSSVVKGETLIDTARTLEAMAPDALIIRHQSAGVPHQLAERLAIPVINAGDGAHEHPTQALLDAFTIRQRKGRIAGLKVAIVGDILHSRVARSNTYLLTKLGARVFVTGPLTLIPPAYERLVEEGLTVTPRLEEALEGADVVMALRIQRERQQECFFPSLKEYAVRFGLTPERLRLAKEDVIILHPGPINRGVEISSEVADGPASLILDQVAYGVAVRMAVLYLLIGGEKKTPSP; encoded by the coding sequence ATGGGAGACAGACCGGTTTCTCCTGATCCCGTTCCCACCTTTCGCCATAAGGATTTGCTGGGAATTCGGGAGCTGACGCCCGAGGAGATCACCCTCATTCTCGATACGGCAGAAGCGTTTCACGAGGTCTCGCTCCGCGAGATCAAGAAGGTTCCCACTTTGCGGGGCAAGACGGTGGTGCATCTGTTTTTTGAGCCCTCGACCCGCACGCGCACGAGTTTCGAGATTGCGGCCAAGCGATTGTCGGCCGACACCGTGACCATTTCGGTGGCCACAAGCAGCGTGGTCAAGGGGGAAACGCTCATTGATACGGCCCGCACGCTCGAAGCCATGGCTCCCGATGCCCTCATCATTCGTCACCAGAGCGCGGGCGTGCCCCATCAACTGGCCGAGCGGTTGGCCATTCCCGTCATCAATGCCGGCGATGGGGCTCACGAACACCCCACGCAAGCGTTGCTCGATGCCTTCACCATCCGTCAGCGCAAGGGGAGGATCGCGGGACTGAAGGTAGCCATCGTCGGCGACATCCTGCATAGTCGTGTCGCTCGCTCCAATACCTACCTGCTGACGAAACTGGGAGCGCGCGTCTTCGTCACCGGACCGTTGACGCTCATCCCTCCCGCCTATGAGCGATTGGTCGAGGAAGGATTGACGGTCACCCCCCGCCTGGAGGAAGCCCTCGAGGGAGCCGATGTCGTTATGGCACTGCGCATTCAGCGAGAGCGGCAGCAGGAATGTTTCTTCCCCTCGCTCAAAGAATATGCCGTTCGCTTCGGTCTGACGCCGGAACGCCTCCGGCTGGCCAAGGAGGATGTCATCATCCTTCATCCGGGGCCGATCAATCGGGGCGTCGAAATCTCCTCCGAAGTGGCCGACGGTCCCGCCTCGCTCATCCTCGATCAGGTCGCCTACGGTGTGGCCGTGCGCATGGCCGTTCTCTATCTCCTGATCGGAGGCGAGAAGAAAACGCCTTCCCCGTAA
- the pyrR gene encoding bifunctional pyr operon transcriptional regulator/uracil phosphoribosyltransferase PyrR has translation MKEKTILMTATDIRRVISRLASRIIADHPRNDEIILLGIRTRGVPLAERLARKMAESHGVHVPVGALDITFYRDDLSRIAPHPIVKKTDLPLDITDRTVILVDDVLYTGRTIRAALDHLMDYGRPQRVRLVVLVDRGHRELPICPDYVGKTITTEKGDIVHVMLAESDGVDQVVLVRQGEKHGFIGER, from the coding sequence GTGAAAGAGAAAACCATCCTCATGACGGCGACCGATATTCGTCGGGTCATTTCCCGGCTGGCATCGCGGATCATCGCTGATCATCCCCGAAACGACGAGATCATCCTGCTCGGTATTCGCACACGGGGCGTTCCTCTGGCCGAACGGCTCGCTCGAAAAATGGCCGAGTCGCATGGAGTTCATGTCCCGGTCGGGGCTCTGGACATCACGTTCTATCGGGATGATCTGAGTCGCATTGCTCCCCATCCGATCGTTAAGAAAACGGACCTGCCGCTTGACATCACAGATCGAACCGTCATCCTGGTGGATGATGTTCTCTACACCGGACGGACGATTCGTGCCGCTTTGGATCATCTGATGGACTACGGGCGACCCCAGCGGGTGCGACTGGTCGTGCTCGTAGATCGGGGGCACCGCGAATTGCCCATCTGCCCCGATTATGTGGGGAAAACGATCACGACCGAGAAAGGCGACATCGTGCATGTCATGCTCGCGGAATCTGACGGCGTGGATCAGGTCGTGCTCGTCCGGCAGGGGGAGAAACACGGCTTCATCGGTGAGAGGTGA
- a CDS encoding DUF3108 domain-containing protein, protein MSHFPPEVTGDSRIILPIGEKLSYSVSWANFLTAGQLTTEIKQRGRFFNREGLHLTLTAESVGLVKVFFLVEDRFASYVDPATLLPYRTELFIREGKRKTERVTFLDGKRRLARLSPGRTVPIHPETRDLVALLYYLRTLDLTEGKSYRLPVLHGKDRFFVHVRAAQTTEVTVPAGRFEATEVILMIEDTPGQVSDAYRLRMWLSRDDRRLPVRISGRLEYGDVRAELTDISTVAGESR, encoded by the coding sequence GTGAGCCATTTTCCGCCGGAGGTGACAGGAGACTCACGCATCATTCTGCCGATCGGTGAGAAGCTGAGTTACTCGGTCTCCTGGGCGAACTTCCTGACAGCCGGTCAGCTCACGACCGAAATCAAACAACGCGGACGGTTTTTTAATCGCGAGGGACTGCACCTGACGTTGACTGCCGAATCCGTCGGCCTGGTCAAGGTCTTCTTCCTGGTCGAAGATCGGTTCGCTTCCTATGTGGATCCGGCGACCCTTCTTCCTTATCGCACGGAACTGTTCATCCGCGAGGGGAAACGAAAAACCGAGCGCGTCACCTTTCTGGATGGAAAAAGACGGCTGGCCCGGTTGAGTCCCGGTCGAACCGTGCCGATCCATCCGGAGACGCGCGATCTCGTGGCTCTCCTTTACTACCTGCGCACGCTCGATCTGACCGAGGGCAAGAGCTATCGCCTGCCGGTTCTTCACGGGAAGGATCGCTTTTTCGTCCACGTCCGTGCGGCGCAAACGACGGAGGTGACGGTCCCGGCGGGACGTTTTGAGGCGACCGAGGTGATCCTCATGATTGAAGACACACCGGGTCAGGTGAGCGATGCCTATCGCCTCCGAATGTGGCTGTCGCGTGATGACCGGAGGCTGCCCGTCCGCATCAGCGGTCGCCTCGAATACGGAGACGTTCGCGCCGAGCTAACAGATATCTCAACGGTTGCCGGGGAGAGTCGGTGA
- the pnp gene encoding polyribonucleotide nucleotidyltransferase — MVLREALELGGRQLKIETGRIAKQADGAVLISYGDSMVLVTAVAQREPRAGVDFLPLTVDYRENNYAAGRIPGNYFRREGKPTEKEILTSRLIDRPLRPLFPKGFTCETQIIAMVVSADMENEPDILGITGASAALYFSDIPFDRPVAGVRVGLVDNRYVLNPTYEQMRQSLLNLVVAGTEDAIVMVEAGAKEVSEEVIVEALVFAHNEIRKVCAWQRELGEKLGITKREVTVTPLDQEVLQIVEDRWSAELRQALDVSTKTKRESQRAVEDLTKRVIESFPEDQPEKRQMAVRALEYLQERIFRDSILNLRRRPDGRRFTEIRPIECEVGVLPRTHGSALFTRGETQALVTTTLGTREDIQYLDDLEQGEVQRRFMLNYNFPPFSVGEVARLGAPGRREIGHGALAHRALDPVLPSEDVWPYIIRVVSEITESNGSSSMATVCGGSLALMDAGVPIKAHVGGIAMGLVMENDSYAILTDIAGAEDHFGDMDFKVAGTRQGITALQMDIKISGVDAEIMYQALEQAKEARMIILDKLEQTIAQPRPDISPYAPRIFTIQIPPEKIRDVIGPSGKVIRGIVDKTGCKIDILEDGQVHIASTNKEAADQAIQMIKDLTMEIEVGKVYMGKVSRLTEFGAFVEITPGTEALLHISEVADYRVKDIRDVLKEGQIIKVKCIANDGQGKIRLSRKALLKDERERHEQAPRRRVDDRARRSRR; from the coding sequence ATGGTATTACGAGAGGCATTAGAATTAGGAGGCCGACAGCTCAAGATTGAAACCGGACGCATCGCCAAGCAGGCCGATGGAGCGGTTCTCATCAGCTATGGCGATTCGATGGTTCTGGTCACGGCTGTGGCTCAGCGGGAGCCCCGCGCGGGAGTTGATTTTCTCCCGCTCACGGTGGATTACCGGGAGAATAATTATGCCGCCGGGCGCATCCCCGGCAATTACTTCCGGCGGGAGGGCAAACCCACTGAAAAAGAGATCCTCACCAGCCGGTTGATTGATCGGCCCTTGCGGCCACTCTTCCCCAAGGGGTTTACCTGCGAGACGCAGATCATCGCCATGGTTGTCTCGGCGGATATGGAGAATGAGCCCGACATTCTGGGCATTACCGGAGCGTCGGCGGCCCTCTATTTCTCCGACATCCCGTTTGACCGACCGGTGGCCGGCGTGCGCGTCGGATTGGTTGACAATCGCTACGTGCTCAATCCGACGTACGAACAGATGCGTCAATCGTTGCTCAATCTGGTCGTCGCCGGAACCGAAGACGCAATCGTGATGGTCGAGGCCGGAGCCAAAGAGGTGTCGGAAGAGGTCATTGTCGAGGCTCTGGTCTTCGCCCATAACGAGATTCGGAAAGTGTGCGCCTGGCAACGGGAGCTTGGCGAAAAGCTCGGCATCACGAAACGGGAAGTGACGGTCACGCCGCTGGACCAGGAGGTTCTGCAAATAGTCGAAGACCGCTGGTCGGCGGAACTGCGACAGGCGCTCGATGTCAGCACCAAGACCAAACGGGAAAGCCAGCGGGCCGTCGAGGACTTGACGAAGCGCGTCATCGAGAGCTTCCCGGAAGATCAGCCGGAGAAACGGCAGATGGCGGTGCGGGCGCTGGAGTATCTTCAGGAGCGAATCTTCCGCGACAGCATCTTGAACCTCCGGCGTCGGCCTGATGGTCGGCGTTTCACCGAGATTCGTCCGATTGAATGCGAAGTCGGGGTCCTGCCCCGAACTCACGGCAGTGCCCTGTTCACGCGGGGCGAGACCCAGGCGCTCGTCACGACGACCCTGGGGACGCGTGAAGATATTCAATACCTGGATGATCTCGAACAGGGCGAGGTCCAGCGCCGGTTCATGCTCAATTACAATTTCCCCCCCTTCTCCGTGGGCGAGGTCGCTCGTTTGGGGGCACCGGGCCGACGGGAGATCGGACACGGGGCCCTGGCGCATCGCGCCCTTGATCCCGTCCTTCCCTCCGAGGACGTCTGGCCGTACATCATTCGCGTCGTCTCCGAGATCACAGAATCCAATGGATCCTCCTCGATGGCGACGGTTTGCGGAGGGAGTCTCGCGCTCATGGATGCAGGCGTCCCCATTAAGGCGCATGTGGGCGGCATTGCCATGGGCCTGGTCATGGAGAATGACAGCTATGCCATTCTCACCGACATCGCTGGAGCAGAAGACCACTTCGGCGATATGGATTTCAAAGTCGCGGGAACGCGCCAGGGCATCACCGCTTTGCAGATGGATATTAAGATCAGCGGCGTGGATGCCGAGATCATGTACCAGGCGCTGGAGCAGGCCAAAGAGGCCCGCATGATCATCCTCGACAAACTCGAGCAAACCATCGCTCAGCCGCGTCCCGACATCAGCCCCTACGCGCCTCGCATCTTCACCATTCAGATTCCGCCGGAGAAGATTCGGGACGTTATCGGGCCGAGCGGGAAGGTCATTCGCGGCATCGTTGATAAGACCGGCTGCAAGATTGATATTCTGGAGGACGGCCAGGTCCATATTGCCTCTACTAATAAGGAGGCCGCCGATCAGGCCATTCAGATGATCAAGGACCTCACCATGGAGATCGAGGTGGGGAAGGTCTACATGGGGAAGGTCTCCCGCCTCACCGAATTCGGCGCCTTCGTGGAGATCACTCCGGGAACGGAAGCCCTGCTCCATATCTCGGAGGTCGCTGACTATCGGGTGAAAGATATTCGGGATGTCCTCAAAGAAGGTCAGATCATCAAGGTGAAATGCATCGCCAACGATGGTCAGGGGAAGATTCGCCTCAGCCGCAAGGCGCTGCTCAAGGACGAGCGCGAGCGTCACGAGCAAGCTCCCCGGCGTCGGGTGGATGATCGGGCGCGACGATCTCGGCGCTAG
- the rpsO gene encoding 30S ribosomal protein S15 has protein sequence MALTSQLKRELIDKYKVHETDTGSPEVQVALLTERIAQLTEHFKTHKKDHHSRRGLLKLVSKRRRLLNYLKRVDSQRYFQLIDRLGLRR, from the coding sequence GTGGCATTGACCAGCCAACTCAAGCGTGAATTGATTGATAAATACAAGGTCCATGAGACCGATACCGGTTCGCCGGAAGTACAGGTGGCTCTTTTGACCGAGCGGATTGCTCAATTGACCGAGCACTTTAAGACGCATAAGAAGGATCATCACTCGCGGCGGGGACTATTGAAGCTGGTGAGCAAGCGACGGCGACTTCTCAATTACTTAAAGCGCGTTGATAGCCAGCGGTACTTCCAATTGATTGACCGTTTGGGCTTACGAAGGTAG